The following are encoded in a window of Collinsella aerofaciens genomic DNA:
- a CDS encoding type III pantothenate kinase, whose protein sequence is MLLAIDMGNTQTAMGLFDGDELVQSWRMPTDRSYTADEIHVRLMGFFKMYGLSLDAVDAIAFAGVVPQLSREWHAVADRIAADAIVIGPQTAAVTKLRAARPQAVGADRVANAVAAETFYGAPAIVVDFGTATNIDVIDEDGYYIGGAIAPGIRISMDALAARAAKLASVPLEAPEHAIGRDTEECIKVGAVTGAAAMAEGLVARMKRELGREDATVIATGGLASIVADSTDAFDIVDGQLTIKGICEIYRRMQELA, encoded by the coding sequence ATGCTGCTCGCTATCGATATGGGAAACACGCAGACGGCCATGGGCCTGTTTGACGGAGACGAGTTGGTGCAGTCGTGGCGTATGCCCACCGACCGCTCCTATACCGCCGACGAGATCCATGTGCGCCTGATGGGTTTCTTCAAGATGTACGGCCTTTCGCTCGACGCGGTCGACGCGATCGCCTTTGCAGGCGTGGTGCCGCAGCTCTCGCGCGAATGGCACGCCGTGGCCGACCGCATTGCCGCAGACGCCATCGTCATCGGACCGCAGACGGCCGCGGTGACCAAGCTGCGCGCGGCGCGTCCCCAGGCCGTAGGCGCCGATCGCGTCGCTAACGCCGTTGCGGCCGAAACTTTCTACGGCGCGCCGGCAATCGTGGTGGACTTTGGCACCGCGACCAATATCGACGTCATCGATGAGGACGGTTATTACATTGGCGGAGCGATTGCGCCGGGCATCCGCATTTCGATGGACGCGCTCGCCGCCCGAGCCGCCAAGCTCGCCAGCGTTCCGCTCGAGGCGCCCGAGCACGCCATCGGCCGCGATACCGAGGAGTGCATCAAGGTCGGCGCCGTAACGGGCGCCGCCGCCATGGCTGAGGGCCTGGTCGCGCGCATGAAGCGCGAGCTGGGCCGCGAGGATGCCACCGTTATCGCCACGGGCGGCCTCGCCAGCATCGTCGCCGATTCGACCGACGCCTTCGACATAGTCGACGGCCAACTCACCATCAAAGGCATCTGCGAAATCTACCGCCGCATGCAGGAGTTAGCGTAG